The following DNA comes from Nitrososphaerota archaeon.
GTTCTTAGGCGAGAAGTGGCTACGGGATAGGTCGACCATCAGGAAATTTGTATCGGAACGTATCGCCCTAAGCCCACTTATCGAGTTTATCCCCTCAACAAGCCTCCTTTTCTCCGAGAATATCTTTGCCTTAGAATCCTCTAGAAAGAGGGTATCCCTCAAAGCAGCGATAGCGGCAGCCTCCTCAAGCACACCAACCCTCCAGCTGATCGCTGTCGACTCAAACTCCCTTGCGGATCGACGGCTACATACCGCATAGCCAACTCTGAGTCCAGGAAAACCGAAAGGCTTTGTAAGTGACCTCAAAACAAAGACATTCTCATACCGCACAGCATCCTGCGCCAAAGACCTCCCCCCTTCAGAGAGGTCGATGTAAGCCTCGTCCAAGAGTACAGTGACCCCCTTCCTCTCCGCCAATGCGAAGAGCTGAGAAAGAAAGCGGTAGTCTAGCAGCCAGCCAGTAGGGTTGTTCGGGTTGCAGAGTATAAGGCACCCACCAGAAGCGCCCTCGAGCAATGAAGCTGTCTTCTCAAGGTCAACATCTAGCCCAACAGGATCCACAAAATCTACGTTGAAACCAACGCCTTTCGCCGCAGCCTCGTATTCGGTGAAGGTTGGCAGAGGAATAATCACGGGACCATTTTTCACAAACCTCACAAGGATCGAGTGTATGAGCTCGGTAACACCACACCCCACCACCACCTCCTCAGGGCTGACCCCAACGTATTCGGATATGGCTTCTCTGAGCTTTAAGTAGAAGCGCTCAGGGTAGAATTTGATTAATTTAATGCAAGAAAGTATTGAGGTTACGACGCTATCAGGGGGGCCATAGGGATTTACATTTAAGCTGAAATCCAGAACAGAGTCGACCGGGAAGCCTACTTTTGCACAGAACTCGAGCGCATCACCACCATGCGAAGCTACAAAACCCAGACCCATCAACCCCCTCTTTCCAATCCTAGATCATCAACATAACGTAGGTCACATACAAATATAAGAAGAACGCTCACATCTGGATAGCGGGTTAAGAAAAATGACCTAACATCAACCATATATGAGCAAGGCTGCTCTATCAAAGGTTACGTTTCTCCCTCTCCCCAATACCCTTCCTCACAACAAATATGATGTGTTCAAGCAAAGGTAGCTGGGTCACGAATGACCGAGCCGAAGAGTCTCTACCTCGCCCTGAAGTACGAAAAGTAGAGATGTTTTTATGAAAGAGGCATAGCGCCGTTTCGTTGCTAGCGAGGTTTAAGGTGGTTTCCCCCTGAGTTTCCCCTAAAGCATCCAATACTCCTTTGATGTGCTTTGTGGCAGAATGCTCAAAGTGCTTCTAAAGAGGGTTCTTTGAGGAGAGCAGGGCAATTCGAAGGCAGCACTTGCTGATCTAAGGCATCAAAACCCAATTTAAAAGCAAAGAGGCTAGAGCGGGCATAAACAAGGCAACCGCCCTCTCCCAAAGAATTTTTCAACAAAGTATTTTTGCGAAAACTTTCTGGCTAAACTTTTTGTCTCCTTTAAGCTTCAGGGTGTAGATTTTTCCTAACGTATTCAGCTAACCGCACAGCTTCAACTGTTGCCTTTACGTCGTGTGTTCTTATCAAATGGGCGCCGTTGAACACAGCTATGGCTGCGGCTGAGAGGGAGCCGAAGAGGCGCTGCCCAGGGTCTTCCTGATTCAGGATCTTGCCTATGAAAGATTTCCTAGAGACGCCGACGTGTATCGGTCTTTTAAGCGTTCGAAGCTTCTTTAGATTAGCTATTACGCTGCAGTCCCAGATGTGCCAGGGGTATTCGGTTTGGCGGAAGAAGCCTATCCCCGGATCTATGGCGATCTTGTCAAAAGATATACCAGCTGCTTCAGCTAGCTGGAGGCTCTGCTTGAGCGCCGATATCACCCTCTTGAGTGGCTGCCCGCCTTGTGGTGTAACCTCACGTGCCACCATAATCAGGGATACACCGTAGTCGGCGACGAGCTTCGCCATCTTGGGGTCGCCCTTTAAACCCGTAACATCATTTATAATCTCTGCACCAGCCTTTATAGCTGCTTCAGCGGCTATGCTTCGAGTGGTGTCTGCTGAAACAGGAACCTTCACACTCTCCTTCACCACCTTAATAGCCGAAGCCAGCCTCCTCTTCTCCTCATCGACCGAGATCTCTGTCTGTAGGTATGGCGCTGTTGACATCGCGCCCACATCGATTATCTCCGCCCCCTCCTCAACCATCCTCAAAGCGGTAGCGGCTATCTTCTCATCTCCCCGTCGCGACCGAGCCTTTGTAGAATGATTCGGGGCTGACGTTTATAACGCCGACAACACGAACAGGGTAGGCGTCCCCAACCCTCAAACCAGCTAAATCGGCAACCAGCTTCATAGCAAACCCTAGGCATTCTACCGCTCTGCCGATATATAAGCCTCTGTAAATCGAGGGAATAATCTTTGTAACATCTTTAATTGATTTTCAAAGGTTGAGTGATGCCTTTACCTATTGCCTAGGGGATAACTGGGGCAGGACGCTTCCTAAAGGAGACCTTTGAGGTTATGGGCGATGTAAGGATGACGCTATCAAGATTACAGCAGGTTGAACGCTATTTGCCCACAATGCTACTATCAAGCGTGGAGGTTAGCCGAAGTGGTCGTGAAAATAGGTTAAGCAGGTGTCTTAGCTTGGAGCTTCTCTAATACCCGATACGTGCAGTACTCGCCGCACATGGTGCATGCGCCGCTTCTGCTTTTTACCCGATAGTGTATTTCTTTCGCCTTGTCTGGGTCTATGCCCAGGTTTAGTTGTGCGCCCCAATTTAGAGCTGAGCGGGCCTTCGATAACTCCATATCGTGCTTGATAGCCTTCTCACCAAGTTTCACTATATCGGCTGCGTGCGCCGCTATCTTAGATGCTATAACGCCTAGGCGGACATCTTCTATAGCGGGGAGACCTAGGTGCTCTGCTGGTGTAACGTAGCAGAGGTAGTCCGCGCCAGCCATAGCTGCTAAAGCGCCACCTATAGCAGCAGCTATGTGGTCGTAGCCTGCTGCTATGTCTGTTACAAGGGGGCCAAGGAGGTAGAAGGGTGCGCCCCTACACAGCTCCTTCTCAAGCTTCACGTGAGCCTCTACCTCATCTAATGGCATGTGGCCAGGCCCCTCGACTATAACTTGAACACCCTTCTCCCAAGCCCTCTCCACAAGGCGGCTTATGGTCACCAACTCTTGTAGCTGAGCGTAGTCGCTAGCGTCTGCGAGGCTCCCCGGCCTTAAAGCATCCCCTAAGCTCAACGCTACATCATACTTGCTCGCTAACTCAAGAAGGTAGTCGTAGTTGGTGTAGAGGGGGTTCTCCTTCTCGTTCTGAAGCATCCAAGCTGCTAGAAACGCTCCACCCCTACTCACTATACCATTTAGCCTAGGATGCTTCGTCAAATAATTCACAACATCTAATGTTAGACCGCAGTGCAAGGTCATAAACGCAACACCATCCTTCATATGCTTCTCGATAGTGTTGAATAGGTCGTCTACGCTCAGGTCAGCCGGGTTTCTGCTCCTCCTAACTGTCTCTATGTAAGCTTGGTAGACTGGGACTGTGCCGACTGGAGCTCGCACCTCTTTTAGTATCGTATTTCTTATATGGTCTAGGTCGCCCCCAGTACTCAAATCCATTACAGTATCAGCTCCATATTTGACCGCTACCTTAGCCTTCTCCACTTCAATGTTCAGATCACATATATCTGGAGACGTCCCCACGTTAGCGTTGACCTTCGTCCTAAGCCCCTCACCTATACCGAGAGGCTTAGAAGAACCATTACCGTTACGTATAACAACCGCTGTACCGCGGGCAACACGATCTCTAAGCTTCTCAGGAAGCACACCCTCCCCACGCGCCACCTCC
Coding sequences within:
- a CDS encoding aminotransferase class I/II-fold pyridoxal phosphate-dependent enzyme, translating into MGLGFVASHGGDALEFCAKVGFPVDSVLDFSLNVNPYGPPDSVVTSILSCIKLIKFYPERFYLKLREAISEYVGVSPEEVVVGCGVTELIHSILVRFVKNGPVIIPLPTFTEYEAAAKGVGFNVDFVDPVGLDVDLEKTASLLEGASGGCLILCNPNNPTGWLLDYRFLSQLFALAERKGVTVLLDEAYIDLSEGGRSLAQDAVRYENVFVLRSLTKPFGFPGLRVGYAVCSRRSAREFESTAISWRVGVLEEAAAIAALRDTLFLEDSKAKIFSEKRRLVEGINSISGLRAIRSDTNFLMVDLSRSHFSPKNLRWRLLSYGVVIRELSSVRGVNGPYIRVCVRKPDENKFLLEALRNIINSMEKVYPNNPSCDRRECHTSSSIDCRLCFCPFYPCLDTATGGSFVKREGGGLVWNCSRCEWVHHSEVAELVLGQLDGMDMRSSDPEDLLSARKRVLGVLPP
- the thiC gene encoding phosphomethylpyrimidine synthase ThiC, coding for MLAARQGVVTDEVREVARGEGVLPEKLRDRVARGTAVVIRNGNGSSKPLGIGEGLRTKVNANVGTSPDICDLNIEVEKAKVAVKYGADTVMDLSTGGDLDHIRNTILKEVRAPVGTVPVYQAYIETVRRSRNPADLSVDDLFNTIEKHMKDGVAFMTLHCGLTLDVVNYLTKHPRLNGIVSRGGAFLAAWMLQNEKENPLYTNYDYLLELASKYDVALSLGDALRPGSLADASDYAQLQELVTISRLVERAWEKGVQVIVEGPGHMPLDEVEAHVKLEKELCRGAPFYLLGPLVTDIAAGYDHIAAAIGGALAAMAGADYLCYVTPAEHLGLPAIEDVRLGVIASKIAAHAADIVKLGEKAIKHDMELSKARSALNWGAQLNLGIDPDKAKEIHYRVKSRSGACTMCGEYCTYRVLEKLQAKTPA